One Curtobacterium sp. MCLR17_007 DNA window includes the following coding sequences:
- a CDS encoding MarR family transcriptional regulator translates to MDTPRTEPDLASVARQLSAEIGPFRRALLTTARRTGALPDIPDAQIEVLRRLDEDGWSSPTQLGRALGLARSTVSNLVAAMQRDGLVDRRLATGDGRSTEVGLTELARERLSVYDAAAERVLMAAMGAMSTDAQAALAAALPRFAELRRALESRGPMVDGTPGPTARPGPATRPTDAAD, encoded by the coding sequence GTGGACACGCCGAGAACCGAACCGGACCTGGCGTCCGTGGCGCGGCAGCTGAGCGCAGAGATCGGACCGTTCCGCCGCGCCCTGCTGACCACCGCACGACGGACGGGCGCGCTGCCGGACATCCCGGACGCCCAGATCGAGGTGCTCCGCCGCCTGGACGAGGACGGCTGGTCCAGCCCGACGCAGCTCGGTCGCGCCCTCGGCCTCGCCCGTTCGACGGTCAGCAACCTGGTCGCCGCGATGCAGCGCGACGGCCTGGTCGATCGCCGTCTGGCCACGGGCGACGGACGGAGCACCGAGGTTGGGCTGACCGAGCTGGCCAGGGAACGTCTGTCGGTCTACGACGCCGCCGCTGAACGCGTCCTGATGGCTGCGATGGGTGCCATGTCCACCGACGCACAGGCCGCGTTGGCCGCCGCTCTGCCGCGTTTCGCCGAGCTGCGGCGCGCCCTCGAGTCGAGGGGGCCGATGGTCGACGGCACCCCCGGTCCGACGGCCCGGCCCGGCCCGGCGACCCGGCCGACTGACGCGGCCGACTGA
- a CDS encoding phenolic acid decarboxylase, producing the protein MTITTSVASPVPTQDLSGIVGHRLIYTYANGWQYEMYVKNATTIDYRIHTGMVGGRWVKDQQVDLVVLTAGVYKVSWNEPTGTSVVVNVVPGERVLHGTIFFPHWVEQDGSKTVLFQNDHLDRMREYRDQGPTYPIYVVPEFAHITLFEHVGQDDETVIDTAPGDLPAGFADRSN; encoded by the coding sequence ATGACCATCACCACGAGCGTTGCGTCCCCCGTCCCGACCCAGGACCTCTCCGGCATCGTCGGACACCGGCTCATCTACACCTACGCCAACGGCTGGCAGTACGAGATGTACGTCAAGAACGCCACGACGATCGACTACCGCATCCACACCGGCATGGTCGGCGGTCGCTGGGTCAAGGACCAGCAGGTCGACCTGGTCGTCCTGACCGCGGGCGTCTACAAGGTGTCGTGGAACGAGCCGACCGGCACCAGTGTCGTCGTGAACGTCGTGCCTGGCGAGCGCGTGCTGCACGGCACGATCTTCTTCCCGCACTGGGTGGAGCAGGACGGCAGCAAGACCGTGCTGTTCCAGAACGACCACCTCGACCGCATGCGCGAGTACCGGGACCAGGGCCCGACGTACCCGATCTACGTCGTCCCGGAGTTCGCGCACATCACACTGTTCGAGCACGTCGGCCAGGATGACGAGACCGTGATCGACACCGCGCCTGGCGACCTGCCCGCCGGGTTCGCCGACCGGAGCAACTGA
- a CDS encoding alpha/beta fold hydrolase translates to MTDTSMTPVTLAHRGHVIRGWEYGHVRPGSPAVLLVHGFGDSDTGARQLFVQTARALAGRGVGVRTYSRLGHGVSDGDFLDVTIGDEVAQVTTMIEHLAVDAGGPVHVVAHSLGAVESAMAAAGVPELVRSLTLWSPAGVVVDDITVHDAIMGQPIAPVRERGWFDFGGTALGPAFIDEVQAGLDVYGVAAGYRGPAMVVHGTDDTIVPVEYGRRYGELLEGARFVPVDGADHGWSSVPLRQDLLRRLVEFTGL, encoded by the coding sequence GTGACCGACACCTCGATGACGCCGGTCACCCTCGCCCACAGAGGACACGTCATCCGCGGCTGGGAGTACGGCCACGTCCGCCCGGGCTCGCCCGCGGTCTTGCTCGTCCACGGCTTCGGCGACTCGGACACCGGCGCGCGTCAGCTGTTCGTGCAGACCGCCCGTGCCCTGGCTGGACGCGGTGTCGGGGTCCGCACCTACTCGCGGCTCGGTCACGGCGTGAGCGACGGGGACTTCCTCGACGTCACCATCGGCGACGAGGTCGCCCAGGTCACCACGATGATCGAGCACCTCGCCGTCGACGCGGGCGGCCCGGTGCACGTCGTGGCGCACAGCCTGGGCGCGGTCGAGTCGGCGATGGCCGCGGCCGGGGTGCCGGAACTCGTCCGCTCCCTGACCCTGTGGTCGCCCGCGGGGGTGGTGGTCGACGACATCACCGTGCACGACGCGATCATGGGCCAGCCGATCGCCCCGGTCCGCGAGCGCGGCTGGTTCGACTTCGGCGGCACCGCGCTCGGGCCGGCGTTCATCGACGAGGTGCAGGCGGGGCTCGACGTGTACGGCGTCGCGGCGGGGTACCGCGGACCGGCGATGGTCGTGCACGGCACCGACGACACGATCGTGCCGGTCGAGTACGGCCGGCGGTACGGCGAGCTCCTCGAGGGCGCGAGGTTCGTCCCGGTCGACGGTGCCGACCACGGGTGGTCGTCGGTGCCGCTGCGCCAGGACCTGCTCCGTCGACTCGTGGAGTTCACCGGGCTCTGA
- a CDS encoding YceI family protein: MALTKRTKILIGIASGVVVIGAAAAVAGPAIYANTVNAQAEAAPSLRASSSAKLDASDADGTWTSQSGSFAGYRVHEVLQGNDVNVVGRTKDVEGKATVASGKLTTATVTVQVGKISTPEAARDEYFRTKALQTDQFPTATFTLTKPVDVSEALDGTKQDVTLTGTMDLHGVEKPVTADAQVAVGDGGTVQVVGSVPVTFQDYGVTAPSLGFVTVDGKGSVEFSLDLGK, from the coding sequence ATGGCACTCACCAAGCGCACCAAGATCCTCATCGGCATCGCCTCGGGCGTCGTCGTCATCGGGGCGGCGGCGGCCGTTGCCGGTCCGGCCATCTACGCGAACACCGTCAACGCACAGGCCGAAGCGGCCCCGTCGCTCCGTGCGAGCTCGTCCGCCAAGCTCGACGCGTCGGACGCGGACGGCACCTGGACCAGCCAGAGCGGTTCGTTCGCCGGGTACCGGGTGCACGAGGTCCTGCAGGGGAATGATGTGAACGTGGTCGGTCGCACGAAGGACGTCGAGGGGAAGGCAACCGTCGCCAGCGGGAAGCTGACGACGGCGACCGTGACCGTGCAGGTCGGCAAGATCAGCACGCCGGAGGCCGCCCGCGACGAGTACTTCCGCACCAAGGCGCTCCAGACCGACCAGTTCCCGACGGCGACCTTCACCCTGACGAAGCCGGTCGACGTGTCCGAGGCGCTCGACGGCACGAAGCAGGACGTCACCCTGACCGGCACGATGGACCTGCACGGCGTCGAGAAGCCCGTCACCGCGGACGCCCAGGTCGCGGTCGGCGACGGCGGCACCGTGCAGGTCGTCGGCTCGGTGCCGGTGACCTTCCAGGACTACGGCGTGACCGCACCGTCCCTCGGGTTCGTGACCGTGGACGGGAAGGGCTCCGTGGAGTTCTCCCTCGACCTCGGGAAGTGA
- a CDS encoding sigma-70 family RNA polymerase sigma factor, with the protein MTVTSRSADELLQALYREHGDALTRYVRHLTRGGSGVEAVEDVVQETMVRAWQRPNVLERTPDSARAWLFTVARNLVVDEARSARNRRETGSEWTVDRAESDRTDAVLDRIVVADALASLTPDHRRVVVDAYWLGHTVPEIARRHDIPEGTVKSRLHYGLRAVRLALQERGVTR; encoded by the coding sequence GTGACCGTGACGAGCCGTTCCGCTGACGAGCTGCTGCAGGCGCTCTACCGAGAGCACGGCGACGCGCTCACCCGGTACGTGCGGCACCTCACGCGGGGCGGCTCGGGGGTCGAGGCGGTCGAGGACGTCGTCCAGGAGACGATGGTCCGCGCCTGGCAGCGGCCGAACGTGCTCGAGCGGACCCCGGACAGCGCCCGCGCGTGGCTGTTCACCGTGGCGCGGAACCTGGTCGTCGACGAGGCCCGTTCGGCACGGAACCGCCGCGAGACCGGTTCGGAGTGGACGGTCGACCGAGCCGAGTCCGACCGCACCGACGCCGTGCTCGACCGGATCGTGGTGGCGGACGCACTGGCGTCCCTGACCCCGGACCACCGCCGCGTCGTCGTCGACGCCTACTGGCTCGGGCACACCGTGCCGGAGATCGCCCGGCGTCACGACATCCCCGAGGGCACCGTCAAGTCGCGGTTGCACTACGGGCTGCGTGCCGTCCGACTCGCACTGCAGGAACGAGGAGTGACCCGATGA
- a CDS encoding zf-HC2 domain-containing protein codes for MTGDPTPDDPYVEWDAAYVLGSLPPHERLEYELHLETCDRCASAVAELVGLPGLLGKLPADQAVEIAEPDGRADTRSESTLAAVAHRVRHRRRRRRVWVAATAGLAVVVAVLGGLAVGTAGERGASVQAGRTATAAAAADRYDMVGERGLDVDLAVSGEQWGTRFDWGCSYGGTTWASDGSVMYDLVVVRTDGSTSTVASWTAAGADARGLSASTDIARADIASVQVRLRGDRAVLAGVDL; via the coding sequence ATGACCGGCGACCCGACGCCCGACGACCCGTACGTGGAGTGGGACGCGGCCTACGTGCTCGGCTCGCTCCCGCCGCACGAGCGGCTGGAGTACGAGCTACACCTCGAGACGTGCGACCGCTGCGCGTCCGCCGTCGCCGAGCTCGTCGGCCTGCCCGGTCTGCTCGGCAAGCTGCCGGCCGACCAGGCGGTCGAGATCGCGGAACCGGACGGGAGGGCCGACACGCGGTCCGAGAGCACCCTCGCCGCCGTCGCGCACCGCGTCCGACACCGTCGTCGCCGCCGTCGCGTCTGGGTCGCCGCCACCGCGGGTCTCGCGGTGGTGGTCGCCGTGCTCGGCGGGCTCGCCGTCGGCACCGCCGGCGAGCGCGGCGCCTCGGTCCAGGCGGGACGGACCGCCACCGCGGCCGCGGCAGCGGACCGCTACGACATGGTCGGCGAACGCGGTCTCGACGTCGACCTCGCCGTCAGCGGCGAGCAATGGGGCACCCGCTTCGACTGGGGATGCTCGTACGGCGGCACGACGTGGGCCTCGGACGGGTCGGTCATGTACGACCTGGTCGTCGTCCGCACCGACGGCAGCACCTCGACCGTGGCGTCGTGGACGGCTGCCGGCGCCGATGCTCGCGGGCTGTCGGCGTCGACCGACATCGCCCGAGCCGACATCGCGAGCGTGCAGGTACGGCTGCGCGGCGACCGGGCCGTGCTCGCGGGCGTCGACCTGTAG
- a CDS encoding endonuclease/exonuclease/phosphatase family protein — translation MAERVRAGAVVRWSLAGLVLAVCVVLLVPAAFGVSTLLGPAQLVALRGVTAIGLLVGAGFVLLLAVVLRLFRLRIAWLVVAALVLVASSVAQVGVGAVRAIAPGPVDARTDLVMAGFNTEHGQVGDAEFVSFVRTEGIQVVAMPETDASRAAALQRALARAGLDFQRFGVQVGDSASTATSLLVDRRLGAYRQAQAAATTLGSVAAVPVDGDGPRFVAVHTNPPVPTSADMRRWRHDVPAGLSGCRGNAVVAGDFNATVDHAVFDVPDGCRDVAASTTSTATWPTTAPPWLGGAIDHVLATDQWRAVRTEVRDVGRSDHRAIVAHLHRIG, via the coding sequence TTGGCTGAGCGCGTGCGGGCCGGGGCGGTCGTCCGGTGGTCGCTCGCGGGCCTGGTCCTCGCGGTGTGCGTCGTGCTGCTCGTGCCCGCCGCCTTCGGTGTGTCGACGCTGCTCGGGCCGGCGCAGCTCGTGGCCCTGCGCGGCGTCACGGCGATCGGCCTGCTCGTCGGAGCCGGGTTCGTGCTGCTCCTCGCCGTGGTGCTGCGGCTGTTCCGGCTCCGGATCGCATGGCTGGTGGTCGCGGCGCTGGTGCTCGTCGCCAGCAGCGTCGCCCAGGTCGGCGTCGGTGCCGTCCGGGCGATCGCGCCCGGACCCGTCGACGCCCGCACCGACCTGGTGATGGCCGGCTTCAACACCGAGCACGGTCAGGTCGGCGACGCCGAGTTCGTGTCGTTCGTCCGCACCGAGGGCATCCAGGTCGTGGCGATGCCGGAGACCGATGCTTCCCGGGCCGCAGCGCTGCAGCGGGCACTCGCTCGCGCGGGGCTCGACTTCCAGCGGTTCGGGGTGCAGGTCGGCGACAGTGCGAGCACGGCGACGAGCCTGCTGGTCGACCGACGCCTGGGCGCGTACCGCCAGGCGCAGGCGGCGGCCACCACCCTCGGCTCGGTCGCCGCGGTCCCCGTGGACGGCGACGGGCCGCGGTTCGTCGCGGTGCACACGAACCCGCCCGTTCCGACGTCTGCCGACATGCGGCGGTGGCGGCACGACGTCCCCGCGGGCCTGTCCGGGTGCCGGGGGAACGCCGTGGTGGCCGGCGACTTCAACGCGACGGTCGACCATGCCGTGTTCGACGTGCCCGACGGGTGCCGCGACGTCGCTGCCAGCACGACGAGCACGGCGACGTGGCCGACCACCGCGCCGCCATGGCTCGGCGGCGCGATCGACCACGTCCTGGCGACCGACCAGTGGCGCGCCGTGCGGACCGAGGTCCGGGACGTGGGCCGCAGCGACCACCGCGCGATCGTCGCGCACCTGCACCGGATCGGCTGA
- a CDS encoding TetR/AcrR family transcriptional regulator, whose amino-acid sequence MARWEPGARERLVLAAVDLFSDQGYDETTVTQIAERAGVTKSTFFRHFPDKRELLVAGQETLSRLLADGITEAPADSTPLAAVAAGLERASAEMGPVNRELGPRLRVAVAASAELQERDALKSVGMAAAMTDALVARGVADAPARLASEMGVLAFKRGFERWSGGQTAEDDGLAEHALAALAELRAAAASLG is encoded by the coding sequence ATGGCACGCTGGGAACCCGGAGCACGAGAACGACTCGTCCTGGCCGCCGTCGACCTGTTCTCGGACCAGGGCTACGACGAGACGACCGTGACGCAGATCGCCGAACGCGCCGGCGTGACCAAGAGCACGTTCTTCCGGCACTTCCCCGACAAGCGTGAGCTGCTCGTCGCCGGGCAGGAGACGCTGAGCCGCCTGCTCGCCGACGGGATCACCGAGGCCCCCGCGGACAGCACGCCCCTGGCTGCCGTCGCGGCCGGGCTCGAGCGGGCCTCGGCTGAGATGGGTCCCGTGAACCGGGAACTCGGTCCACGGCTGCGGGTCGCCGTCGCCGCGAGCGCCGAGCTACAGGAGCGCGACGCCCTGAAGTCCGTCGGGATGGCGGCGGCGATGACCGATGCGCTCGTCGCCCGCGGTGTCGCCGATGCCCCGGCACGGCTGGCGAGCGAGATGGGTGTGCTCGCGTTCAAGCGGGGCTTCGAGCGGTGGTCCGGCGGGCAGACGGCCGAGGACGACGGGCTGGCCGAGCACGCCTTGGCAGCGCTGGCCGAACTCCGTGCCGCGGCAGCGTCCCTTGGCTGA
- a CDS encoding NAD-dependent epimerase/dehydratase family protein, whose protein sequence is MHVFITGGTGTIGTAVVAEFIAAGHTVSALARSDASAAALTAAGATSVRGSIADVDLLHAQAAAAEGVVSLAFPNEYDTADGLAAAIAQESAAMTALGSALVDSDRPFVVVSGTPWVAGRAAVETDPLPLEGPVAGRARSVNAALALADRGVRVSAVRLPRTVHADGAGGFAGLLTQAARRTGVAGYPGDGQQRWPAVHARDVAVLFRLALESAPAGSVWHAVADEGDRVLDLVEVIGRRLGLPVERVADETFGPFGPIFAMDQPASSEHTRRALGWEPTHASLLADLETIAP, encoded by the coding sequence ATGCACGTCTTCATCACCGGCGGGACCGGCACCATCGGCACGGCCGTCGTCGCCGAGTTCATCGCCGCCGGGCACACCGTCTCGGCACTGGCCCGGTCCGACGCCTCGGCGGCCGCGCTCACCGCTGCCGGAGCCACGTCCGTCCGCGGCTCGATCGCCGACGTCGACCTGCTGCACGCCCAGGCGGCCGCGGCCGAGGGCGTCGTCAGCCTCGCCTTCCCGAACGAGTACGACACCGCCGACGGGCTCGCCGCGGCCATCGCGCAGGAGTCCGCGGCGATGACGGCGCTCGGGTCCGCACTCGTCGACTCCGACCGCCCGTTCGTCGTCGTGTCGGGGACGCCGTGGGTCGCCGGACGGGCCGCGGTCGAGACCGATCCGCTGCCACTCGAGGGGCCGGTCGCCGGGCGTGCGCGATCGGTCAACGCCGCCCTGGCCCTGGCTGACCGTGGCGTGCGGGTCTCGGCCGTCCGCCTGCCGCGCACCGTGCACGCGGACGGCGCCGGCGGGTTCGCCGGACTCCTGACCCAGGCGGCCCGGCGCACCGGTGTGGCGGGGTACCCGGGGGACGGGCAGCAGCGTTGGCCCGCCGTGCACGCGCGCGACGTGGCCGTGCTGTTCCGGCTCGCGCTCGAGTCCGCCCCCGCGGGGAGCGTCTGGCACGCCGTCGCCGACGAGGGCGACCGGGTGCTCGACCTGGTCGAGGTCATCGGCCGACGGCTCGGCCTGCCGGTGGAGCGGGTCGCGGACGAGACCTTCGGCCCGTTCGGACCCATCTTCGCGATGGACCAGCCGGCGTCGAGCGAGCACACCCGCCGGGCACTTGGGTGGGAGCCCACCCACGCGAGCCTGCTGGCGGACCTGGAGACGATCGCGCCCTGA
- a CDS encoding DUF427 domain-containing protein, whose protein sequence is MTPRWPGHPAPITPGPGQESVWDYPRPPRLEPTDERIVVRLGGVVIADTTNAVRVLETSHPPVYYLPVEDFVDGALIPTSGTSMCEFKGRAKYDDVRGGDVTVPGAAWYYPTPEPGYAELVGRVAVYPSRMDSCEVAGERVQSQAGDFYGGWITSKVVGPFKGEPGTLGW, encoded by the coding sequence ATGACACCTCGCTGGCCCGGACACCCCGCCCCGATCACCCCCGGCCCCGGGCAGGAGTCGGTGTGGGACTACCCGCGCCCGCCCCGTCTGGAACCGACCGACGAGCGGATCGTCGTGCGCCTGGGCGGCGTGGTCATCGCCGACACGACGAACGCGGTCCGCGTGCTCGAGACGAGCCACCCGCCCGTCTACTACCTGCCCGTCGAGGACTTCGTCGACGGCGCCCTGATCCCGACGAGCGGCACGAGCATGTGCGAGTTCAAGGGCCGGGCGAAGTACGACGACGTCCGCGGCGGCGACGTCACGGTGCCGGGTGCCGCCTGGTACTACCCGACGCCCGAGCCCGGGTACGCCGAGCTCGTCGGCCGGGTGGCGGTCTACCCGAGCCGGATGGACTCCTGCGAGGTCGCCGGCGAACGGGTGCAGTCGCAGGCGGGCGACTTCTACGGCGGGTGGATCACCTCGAAGGTGGTCGGGCCGTTCAAGGGCGAGCCGGGCACGCTCGGCTGGTGA
- a CDS encoding alpha/beta hydrolase has protein sequence MPSFTSTDGARLAFTDTTPETSSAARRTVVLVAGYAMPATGWALQQDALLAAGHRVVAFDRRSHGDSDDVLWGQRVARHGADLHELLLHLDLRDVLLVGQSMGASTIWAMVDLFGTDRVDKVLTIDQTPRLVNDDSWQHGFYDMTPQNSGTFFDDGIPDTGRGKRVDPENPGVRRLVERIGGFPAVRTPNAPETVRLLRDHGLQDWRDVVARLDVPFTMVAGRDSQLWPCSHAQAAVGTNPNGRAVVIEDAGHATNLDQPDAFNEVLLGFAA, from the coding sequence ATGCCGTCGTTCACGTCGACGGACGGCGCGCGCCTGGCGTTCACGGACACCACGCCGGAGACGAGCAGCGCTGCGCGCCGCACCGTCGTCCTGGTCGCCGGCTACGCGATGCCCGCAACCGGCTGGGCGCTGCAGCAGGACGCCCTGCTCGCCGCCGGACACCGCGTGGTCGCGTTCGACCGCCGCAGCCACGGCGACAGCGACGACGTGCTCTGGGGGCAGCGCGTCGCCCGGCACGGGGCCGACCTGCACGAGCTGCTCCTCCACCTCGACCTGCGCGACGTGCTGCTGGTCGGGCAGTCGATGGGCGCCTCGACGATCTGGGCGATGGTCGACCTGTTCGGCACCGACCGCGTGGACAAGGTGCTGACGATCGACCAGACACCCAGGCTCGTCAACGACGACTCCTGGCAGCACGGTTTCTACGACATGACCCCGCAGAACAGCGGCACGTTCTTCGACGACGGCATCCCGGACACCGGCCGTGGCAAGCGCGTGGACCCGGAGAACCCCGGCGTGCGGCGGCTGGTCGAGCGGATCGGGGGCTTCCCGGCGGTGCGCACGCCGAACGCGCCCGAGACCGTCCGTCTGCTCCGCGACCACGGCCTGCAGGACTGGCGGGACGTCGTGGCCCGCCTCGACGTCCCGTTCACGATGGTCGCCGGGCGCGACAGCCAGCTCTGGCCATGCTCGCACGCACAGGCAGCCGTCGGCACGAACCCGAACGGCCGGGCCGTGGTGATCGAGGACGCCGGGCACGCGACGAACCTGGACCAGCCGGACGCGTTCAACGAGGTGCTGCTCGGCTTCGCCGCGTAG